In Tepidamorphus gemmatus, one genomic interval encodes:
- a CDS encoding TRAP transporter small permease subunit gives MRSLAAAIDGLNEYIGRRVAWLTLFIVLLQFIVVVGRYVFGIGYIWAQEAIIYMFGFLFMLTAAYTLKHDGHVRVDIFYREAGPRTKAWINLVGSLVFLIPVCVLIFWVAYPYVMQSWAILERSQEASGIPARYLQKTAILVFAVLMALQGLSMALHSILALQGDETELETLRAGG, from the coding sequence ATGCGTAGTCTTGCCGCCGCCATCGACGGCCTGAACGAGTATATCGGCCGGCGTGTCGCCTGGCTGACACTGTTCATTGTCCTGTTGCAATTCATTGTCGTCGTCGGGCGCTATGTCTTCGGCATCGGCTACATCTGGGCACAGGAAGCGATCATCTACATGTTCGGCTTCTTGTTCATGCTGACCGCAGCCTACACCCTCAAGCACGACGGCCATGTGCGTGTCGACATATTCTATCGCGAGGCCGGCCCGCGCACGAAGGCGTGGATCAATCTCGTCGGGTCGCTCGTCTTCCTGATCCCGGTCTGCGTGCTGATCTTCTGGGTCGCCTATCCCTACGTGATGCAGTCCTGGGCAATCCTGGAACGGTCGCAGGAGGCGAGTGGCATTCCGGCACGCTACCTGCAGAAGACCGCGATCCTGGTGTTCGCGGTGCTGATGGCATTGCAAGGGCTGTCGATGGCGCTGCATTCGATCCTCGCGCTGCAGGGCGACGAAACCGAGCTCGAGACCTTGCGGGCGGGGGGGTGA
- a CDS encoding TRAP transporter large permease, with the protein MAALAHLLDILMFVAVCILLLAGFPVAFTLAGVALIFGLLGYLAGVFSLSFFMAFPQRIFGTMINEVLLAVPLFVFMGVMLERSKVAEELLETMGRLFGTLRGGLGISVSIVGALLAASTGIVGATVVTMGLLSLPTMLRYGYSPRLATGSIAAAGTLGQIIPPSIVLVILGDQLSNAYQKAQLDMGIFSPETVSVGDLFAGALIPGLVLVGMYIVFQIVMAIMKPDSSPPMPAAEVGTVPLSKILHALLPPVVLIVAVLGSILGGIATPTEAAAVGAIGATLLAGYRLAENRPWPIYVAGLSLIGVLLLTANMDLRFARTVIPPADWAGIIVAAVLCLLVFYGLIVALVRIHRGDVLGPVMRSTTQITSMVFVILIGAALFSLVFRGLGGEEMVHSLLSQMPGGALGAMIAVMVLMFILGFFLDFLEIVFVVVPIVAPILLMMEMPDGSTMSPVWLGVMMAVNLQTSFLTPPFGFALFYLRGVAPRSVRTMDIYRGIIPFVFIQVLALIVLWYLPELATWLPTVVYGR; encoded by the coding sequence ATGGCGGCGCTCGCACATCTGCTCGACATCCTGATGTTCGTGGCGGTCTGCATCCTGCTGCTGGCCGGATTCCCCGTCGCGTTCACGCTCGCCGGCGTCGCGCTGATCTTCGGTCTGCTTGGCTACCTGGCCGGCGTCTTCAGCCTCTCCTTCTTCATGGCATTTCCGCAGCGCATCTTCGGCACCATGATCAACGAGGTGCTGCTCGCGGTACCGCTGTTCGTGTTCATGGGGGTGATGCTGGAGCGCTCCAAGGTTGCCGAGGAGCTGCTCGAGACGATGGGCCGGCTGTTCGGCACGCTGCGCGGTGGACTTGGCATCTCGGTGTCGATCGTCGGCGCGCTGCTGGCGGCCTCCACCGGCATCGTCGGCGCCACGGTGGTGACCATGGGGCTGCTGTCGCTGCCGACCATGCTGCGCTACGGCTATTCGCCGCGCCTGGCCACCGGCTCGATTGCGGCGGCCGGCACGCTCGGCCAGATCATTCCGCCCTCGATCGTGCTGGTCATCCTGGGCGACCAGCTCTCCAACGCCTACCAGAAGGCCCAGCTCGACATGGGTATCTTCTCGCCGGAGACAGTCTCGGTCGGCGACCTGTTCGCCGGCGCGCTGATCCCCGGCCTGGTTCTGGTCGGCATGTATATCGTCTTCCAGATCGTGATGGCGATCATGAAGCCCGACTCCTCGCCGCCGATGCCGGCCGCCGAGGTCGGGACGGTCCCACTCAGCAAGATCCTGCACGCGCTGCTGCCGCCGGTGGTCCTGATCGTCGCGGTGCTCGGGTCGATCCTTGGCGGCATCGCCACCCCTACCGAGGCCGCCGCCGTCGGCGCCATCGGCGCAACGCTTCTGGCCGGCTACCGGTTGGCCGAGAACCGGCCGTGGCCGATCTATGTCGCCGGGCTGTCGCTGATCGGTGTACTGCTGCTCACCGCCAACATGGACCTGCGTTTCGCGCGGACGGTCATCCCGCCGGCCGACTGGGCCGGGATCATCGTCGCCGCCGTCCTGTGCCTGCTGGTCTTCTACGGACTGATCGTCGCGCTGGTGCGGATCCATCGAGGCGATGTCCTGGGACCGGTCATGCGTTCGACCACGCAGATCACCTCGATGGTCTTCGTGATCCTGATCGGGGCGGCGTTGTTCAGCCTGGTGTTCCGCGGGCTTGGCGGCGAGGAGATGGTGCACAGCCTGCTCAGCCAGATGCCGGGTGGCGCCCTCGGCGCGATGATCGCCGTCATGGTGCTGATGTTCATCCTCGGATTCTTCCTCGACTTCCTCGAGATCGTCTTTGTCGTCGTGCCGATCGTCGCACCGATCCTCCTGATGATGGAGATGCCGGACGGCAGCACGATGAGCCCGGTCTGGCTGGGCGTGATGATGGCGGTCAATCTGCAGACCTCGTTCCTGACGCCTCCGTTCGGCTTCGCGCTGTTCTACCTGCGCGGCGTCGCGCCGCGCAGCGTCAGGACGATGGATATCTACCGCGGCATCATCCCGTTCGTGTTCATCCAGGTTCT